In the Burkholderia contaminans genome, CTCGGGACCGACGGCTTCGGCCGCTCGGATACGCGCGACGCGCTGCGCACGTTCTTCGAGGTCGACCGGCACTTCATCGTGATCGCGGCGCTGAAGGCGCTCGCCGACGACGGCGCGATACCGCGCGCCAAGGTAGGCGAAGCGATCCGGCGCTACGGCATCGACATCGACAAGGTCGATCCGGCCAGCGTGTAACCAAGCGGCGTGCGGCAGGCGGGATTACTCCGGCCTGCCGCGCCGCCGCCCCGTCCGCGCTACTGTGCTGGCTGCCCCGCCTGCGCGAGCGGGCTTTGCTGCGGGCCCTGCCCCGTTCCCGACGGCCAGCCGCCCGCCAGCGCCTTGTACAACGCCACTGTCGCCGCCGCGCTGCGCATCTGCCCGTCGGCCGCCGCATCCTGCGCCTGCAGCAGCGTGCGTTGCGCGTCGAGCACTTCGTAGTAGTCGATCGCACCCGCCGAAAAACGCGCCTGCGCCAGTTGCGCGGCACGCGCGCTGTCGGTCGCGGCCTGCACGAGATGGCCCGTCTCGTCACGCGTGCGCGCAGCGCGCAGCAGCGCGTTCTCCGTTTCCTCCAGCGCCCCGAGCACGGTCTGCCGGTACTGCGCGAGCTGCCCGGCCGCTTCCGCATCGCTCGCGGCGATCCGCGCACGCACGCGGCCGACGTCGAGGAACGACCAGTCGATGCCGAGCGCGATCAGGTTCGTGTCGCTGCCCGCGCGGAAGAACCCGTAACTGCTCGTCGCGCTGCCGAGCAGCCCTGACAGCGTGAAACGCGGAAACAGGTCGGCCGTCGCGACGCCGACGCGTGCGGTCGCCGCGTGCAGCCGCGCCTCGGCGGCCGCGACGTCGGGCCGACGCCGCAGCAGGTCGCCTGGCGTGCCGGGATCGATGTCGGCGGCCAACGCCGGCAGCGGCACCGGTGTGCCCGCCGCCGCGGCAGCCTTCGGAAGATCGAAGCGGCCGATCAGCGCGTCCGGCGTCTGCCCGGTCAGCACCGCGAGCCGGTGCTCGTCGACGCCGATCGCCGCTTCATACACGGCAATCCGCGACGTCGTCGATTCGTACTGCGCGCGCGCCCGCGCCGCATCGAGGTCGGACCCTCTCCCCGCACCGACACGTGCATTGATCAGCGCGAGCGTCTGCTTCTGGTTGTCGGCATTCTCGCGCGCGATCCGCAGCCGCTCCTGCGAGCCGCGCAGATCGACGTACGTGCTCGCCACCTCGCCGGCGATCGCGACGCGCACCGCGCGCACGTCCGCCGCGCTGGCGGCCGTTTCCGCACGCTGCGACTCGATCGAACGACGCACGCGGCCGAACAGGTCGAGCTCCCACGCGGCATTGATCCCGACGCTGGACGTCGGATTATCGCGCTGGCTGCGCGGCGCACCGAACGCCTGGTCCTTGCTCATCAGCTGATGGCCCACCTGCCCGCTCGCGGTGATCGTCGGATAACGATCGAACGTGGCCTGCGACAGCAGCGCATTCGATGCGTCGTAGCGCGACACGGCGACCTGCAGGTCCTGGTTCGCCGCGAGCGCCGAGGCGATCAGATGCGTGAGCACCGGATCGCCGAAGCCGCGCCAGAATGCGGCATCGGCATCGGCCGACGCGTCGGGCGGCATATCCGGCGTCTCCGGCGTCGTACCGGACGGCGCCGCCGGATGCGCATCGCGTGCGAACCGCGCGGCCGCGGCCGTGTCGGGTCGCTTGAAATCGGGACCGACCGCGCACGCGGCGAGCGTCACCGACATCGCGAGCGCGGAAAGACGAAAAGCGGCGCTCATCGGTTTTCTCCTTCGAGGGTGCCGTGGTGTTCGCTCCACACGGCCGGCGTACCGCCCGCGAGCTTGCGGATCGCCACATAGAACACGGGCGTCAGGAACAGCCCGAACAGCGTCACGCCCAGCATCCCCGCGAACACGGTGATGCCGGTGGCCGCGCGCACTTCGCTGCCCGCGCCGCCGCCGATCAGGAGCGGCACCGAGCCCGCGATGAACGCGACCGACGTCATCACGATCGGGCGCAGCCGCAGCTTGCACGCTTCGAGCGCGGCTTCGATCACGCCCTTGCCCTGGATCTCGAGCTCGCGCGCGAACTCGACGATCAGGATCGCGTTCTTGCACGCCAGCCCCATCAGCACGACGAGGCCGACCTGCACGAACACGTTGTTGTCGCCGCCCGACAGCCACACGCCGAACAGCGCGGCGCAGATGCATACCGGCACGATCAGGATCACCGCGAGCGGCAGCGTCCAGCTCTCGTACAGCGACGCGAGCACGAGGAACACGAGCATCACCGCAAGCGGGAACACGACGATCGCCGCGTTGCTCTGCGTGACCTGCTGGTAGCTGAGGTCGGTCCATTCGAGCGTGATGCCCGGCGGCAACACGTCCTTCGCGATCTGCTGCAGCTTCCCGATCGCCTGCGACGACGACATCACCTTCGGATCGGCGTCGCCGATCAGGTTCGCGGCCGGATAGCCGTTGTAGCGAACGACCGGGTCGGGCCCGTACGCGGGCGCCACCGTCACCATCGAGCCGATCGGCACCATCTCGCCCTTCGCGTTGCGCGTGCGCAGGTTCGCGATGTCGGCGGCCGTCTGCCGGTGCCCGGCATCCGCCTGCACCATCACGCGGTACACGCGGCCGAACAGGTTGAAGTCGTTCACGTACATCGAGCCGAGATAGACCTGCAGCGTGCTGAACAGGTCGGTCAGCGCGACGCCCTGCGCCTTCGCCTTCAACCGGTCGACCTTCACCTCGAGCTGCGGGATGTTCGCCTGGTACGAGCTGACCGGGTAGCTCATCCCCGGCGTCCTGGCGACCGCGGCCTGGAACGCGGTGAGCGCGTTCTGCAACGCGCCGTAGCCGAGCCCGCCGCGATCCTCCAGGTACAGCGAGTAGCCCGAGCCGTTGCCGAGGCCCTGGATCGGCGGCGGCATCAGCGCATAGGTGATGCCGCCGCCGATGGCCGCGAAGCGCGCGTTCAGGTCCGCGTTGATCTGCGCGGCGCTGCGGTGGCGCTGGTCGAACGGCTTCAGGATCACGTACGAGTTCGTGATGTTCGGCGTGTTCACGCCCTGCAGCGCGTTCAGCCCGGCAAACGCCGGCACCATCTCGACACCGTCGGTGCCGAGCGCGATCTTCGTCATCTGCTCGGTCACCTCGCTGGTGCGCGCGAGCGACGCGCCTTCCGGCAGCTTCGCACCCGCGAACAGGTACAGCTTGTCCTGCACGGGGATGAAGCCGCCCGGCACCGCGTTGAGCAGCAGCGCGGTGGCCGCAAGCAGCACGGCATAGGCCGCGAACACCACGCCGCGCCGCTTCAGCGTGCGGCCGACGAAGCCGTGATAGCGGTCGGAACTGCGGTCGAAGAAGCGATTGAACGGACGGAACAGCCAGCCGAACGCGCGATCGAGCCCGCGTGTGAGCGCATCCTTCGGCGCGTCGTGCGGACGCAGCAGTTTCGCCGCGAGCGCGGGCGACAACGTCAGCGAGTTGATCGCGGAGATCACCGTCGAAATCGCGATCGTCACCGCGAACTGCCGGTAGAACTGGCCCGTGACGCCGGACATGAACGCCATCGGCACGAACACCGCGCACAGCACGAGCGCGATCGCGACGATCGGCCCCGACACCTCGCGCATCGCCTGATGCGCGGCATCACGCGGGCTCAGGCCCTGCGCGATGTTCCGCTCGACGTTCTCGACGACCACGATCGCATCGTCGACGACGATCCCGATCGCGAGCACGAGCCCGAACAGCGTCAATGTGTTGATCGAATAGCCGAGCAGATAGAGCCACGCGAACGTGCCGACCACCGAGACGGGCACCGCGACGAGCGGAATGATCGACGCGCGCCACGTCTGCAGGAACAGGATCACGACGAGCACGACCAGCACGACGGCCTCGATCAGCGTGTGCTGCACCGCACGGATCGATTCGCGCACGAACACCGTCGGATCCCACACGGGCCGGTACGCGACGCCGGGCGGGAAGCGCTTCGACAGCTCGTCGAACTTCGCATACACGGCCTTCGCGACCTCGAGCGCGTTCGCGCCCGGCGACAGGAAGATGCCGACCACGGCCGACGGCTTGTCGTTGAAGTACGAGCGCAGCGTGTAGTCGCCCGCGCCGAGCTCGACGCGCGCGACGTCGGACAGTTTCACTACCTGCCCGTCGTCGCCGGTGCGCAGCACGATGTCG is a window encoding:
- a CDS encoding efflux transporter outer membrane subunit → MSAAFRLSALAMSVTLAACAVGPDFKRPDTAAAARFARDAHPAAPSGTTPETPDMPPDASADADAAFWRGFGDPVLTHLIASALAANQDLQVAVSRYDASNALLSQATFDRYPTITASGQVGHQLMSKDQAFGAPRSQRDNPTSSVGINAAWELDLFGRVRRSIESQRAETAASAADVRAVRVAIAGEVASTYVDLRGSQERLRIARENADNQKQTLALINARVGAGRGSDLDAARARAQYESTTSRIAVYEAAIGVDEHRLAVLTGQTPDALIGRFDLPKAAAAAGTPVPLPALAADIDPGTPGDLLRRRPDVAAAEARLHAATARVGVATADLFPRFTLSGLLGSATSSYGFFRAGSDTNLIALGIDWSFLDVGRVRARIAASDAEAAGQLAQYRQTVLGALEETENALLRAARTRDETGHLVQAATDSARAAQLAQARFSAGAIDYYEVLDAQRTLLQAQDAAADGQMRSAAATVALYKALAGGWPSGTGQGPQQSPLAQAGQPAQ
- a CDS encoding efflux RND transporter permease subunit — its product is MDFSRFFIDRPIFAVVLSIVIFAIGLISIPMLPAGEYPEVVPPSVVVRATYPGANPKEIAESVAEPLEEAINGVEGIMYMKSVAGSDGSLQVVVTFLQGVDPDTAAVRVQNRVSQALSRLPDEVRQYGVTTQKQSPTPLMYVSLYSPDNSRDSLYLRNYLTLHVKDELSRLTGIGDVGVYGAGDYAMRLWLDPNRLASRGLTASDVIAAVREQNVQVSAGQLGAEPSPKKNDFLLSINVRGRLRTVQEFGDIVLRTGDDGQVVKLSDVARVELGAGDYTLRSYFNDKPSAVVGIFLSPGANALEVAKAVYAKFDELSKRFPPGVAYRPVWDPTVFVRESIRAVQHTLIEAVVLVVLVVILFLQTWRASIIPLVAVPVSVVGTFAWLYLLGYSINTLTLFGLVLAIGIVVDDAIVVVENVERNIAQGLSPRDAAHQAMREVSGPIVAIALVLCAVFVPMAFMSGVTGQFYRQFAVTIAISTVISAINSLTLSPALAAKLLRPHDAPKDALTRGLDRAFGWLFRPFNRFFDRSSDRYHGFVGRTLKRRGVVFAAYAVLLAATALLLNAVPGGFIPVQDKLYLFAGAKLPEGASLARTSEVTEQMTKIALGTDGVEMVPAFAGLNALQGVNTPNITNSYVILKPFDQRHRSAAQINADLNARFAAIGGGITYALMPPPIQGLGNGSGYSLYLEDRGGLGYGALQNALTAFQAAVARTPGMSYPVSSYQANIPQLEVKVDRLKAKAQGVALTDLFSTLQVYLGSMYVNDFNLFGRVYRVMVQADAGHRQTAADIANLRTRNAKGEMVPIGSMVTVAPAYGPDPVVRYNGYPAANLIGDADPKVMSSSQAIGKLQQIAKDVLPPGITLEWTDLSYQQVTQSNAAIVVFPLAVMLVFLVLASLYESWTLPLAVILIVPVCICAALFGVWLSGGDNNVFVQVGLVVLMGLACKNAILIVEFARELEIQGKGVIEAALEACKLRLRPIVMTSVAFIAGSVPLLIGGGAGSEVRAATGITVFAGMLGVTLFGLFLTPVFYVAIRKLAGGTPAVWSEHHGTLEGENR